One genomic segment of Intestinimonas butyriciproducens includes these proteins:
- the pyrB gene encoding aspartate carbamoyltransferase, with the protein MRHLIDFGDLSRAEWDSLYHRCSEIMDHPADFLDACKGRVMASLFYEPSTRTNFSFQTAMLRVGGTVFGFADPRSSSVAKGETLKDTVKMVSGYADVVVMRNPLEGAAKAASLYSNVPVINAGDGGHMHPTQTTADLTTITRLRGGVDGLSVGLCGDLKNGRTVHSLIKAMAKFQGVKFFLISPRELAVPEYMRAFMRENGMWFTEVTGLESVIPSLDVLYMTRIQRERFVDPLEYERNKGVYILTRRKLERARRDLLVMHPLPRVDEISIDVDDDPRAVYFEQARYGMFARMALLTDLANQPRMDPGAVEIGTAPVCRNPRCVTQAEHYLPPLVKQNGGLTCCAYCDAALE; encoded by the coding sequence ATGCGGCATCTCATCGACTTTGGAGATCTGTCTAGAGCGGAGTGGGACTCTCTGTATCACCGGTGCAGTGAGATCATGGACCACCCCGCTGATTTTTTGGACGCCTGCAAGGGCAGGGTGATGGCCAGTCTCTTCTATGAGCCCTCCACCCGCACCAACTTTTCCTTTCAGACCGCCATGCTGCGGGTGGGCGGTACGGTATTTGGCTTTGCCGATCCCCGCTCTTCTTCGGTGGCGAAGGGAGAGACGCTGAAGGACACCGTCAAGATGGTCTCCGGCTACGCGGATGTGGTCGTGATGCGCAACCCTCTGGAGGGGGCGGCCAAGGCGGCGTCCCTCTACTCCAATGTGCCCGTGATCAATGCCGGTGACGGCGGCCATATGCATCCCACGCAGACCACGGCGGACCTGACCACCATCACCCGCCTCCGGGGCGGGGTGGACGGGCTGTCGGTGGGACTGTGCGGCGACCTGAAAAATGGCCGCACGGTGCACTCCCTCATCAAGGCCATGGCCAAATTCCAGGGTGTAAAATTCTTTCTTATTTCCCCCCGGGAGCTGGCAGTGCCGGAATATATGCGGGCATTCATGCGGGAAAACGGGATGTGGTTCACGGAAGTCACCGGATTGGAGTCCGTCATCCCGTCCCTTGATGTGCTGTATATGACCCGTATCCAGCGAGAGAGGTTTGTGGACCCCCTGGAGTACGAGCGGAACAAGGGTGTCTATATCCTCACCCGGAGGAAACTGGAGCGGGCCCGCAGGGATCTGCTGGTGATGCACCCGCTGCCCCGGGTGGATGAGATCTCCATCGACGTGGACGACGATCCCCGGGCAGTCTATTTTGAGCAGGCCCGATACGGTATGTTTGCCCGGATGGCGCTGCTCACCGACCTGGCAAACCAACCCCGCATGGACCCGGGTGCGGTGGAAATCGGTACTGCGCCCGTGTGTCGGAATCCCCGCTGTGTGACGCAGGCGGAGCACTATCTGCCCCCGCTGGTCAAGCAGAACGGCGGCCTGACCTGCTGTGCTTACTGCGATGCGGCGCTGGAGTGA
- a CDS encoding putative ABC transporter permease, which translates to MRDWFWYFMFYSFLGFLLEVAFARVTHNPKRDRKCFYFLPLCPVYGLGALLILAPAPLLSRHIVLLALWSAFAATTAEYLMSLLYEIFLHVSFWDYSHLPFQIHGRVCLLFSLFWCGLGLLLVYGVQPLVAEIVSSIPGWLTLPTALFLGLDAVFTVYVLRRDRTTDALLWYRGLTYRHGEDRT; encoded by the coding sequence TTGAGGGATTGGTTCTGGTATTTTATGTTCTACAGCTTTCTGGGCTTTTTGCTGGAAGTGGCCTTTGCCCGCGTCACCCACAACCCCAAGCGGGACCGAAAATGTTTCTATTTTCTTCCGCTCTGCCCGGTCTACGGCCTGGGCGCCCTTCTTATTCTGGCCCCCGCCCCGCTTCTGTCTCGCCATATCGTCCTGCTGGCTCTGTGGTCCGCCTTTGCGGCCACCACCGCTGAATATCTGATGAGCCTCCTTTACGAAATATTTCTGCATGTTTCCTTCTGGGACTACTCCCATCTCCCCTTTCAGATCCATGGGCGGGTGTGCCTTCTCTTCTCCCTTTTCTGGTGCGGGCTGGGCCTTTTGCTGGTTTACGGGGTCCAGCCCCTTGTGGCTGAGATCGTCTCCTCCATCCCCGGCTGGCTCACCCTTCCCACGGCTCTTTTTCTGGGCTTGGACGCAGTCTTTACCGTTTATGTCCTGCGCCGTGACCGGACCACCGACGCCCTGCTGTGGTATCGCGGACTCACGTACCGCCATGGCGAGGACCGGACCTGA